In the Arenicella chitinivorans genome, CTGGGCGATGAGCTGCAATCACGCTACACCAAGTTGAACAACGACGGACAAGACTTGGTTGAAGACCTCGTTGCGCGTGGTGAGAAAGTTCAAGATCAGGCGGAAGCGCGTTTGAAAGAAGGCCGTTCAACGGTTGAAGACAAAATTGAAGAAGCGAAGGGCAAGTTGGTCGGTTTGAGTGCAAAGGTAGATATTCCTGCACGTTTACAGGACTTATCAGCCAAGCTGGATTCGCTGAGTAAAGACCTTAAGAAATCCGCATAATCTCGGATTCATTCCTCCTAGGCGGGTCTCAAGACCGGCTTTTTAAGAAGGTTCGTCGATTCCGACGGACCTTTTTTTTTGCGCTGTTGCGGTCGTTATATCCCACGTTGCATTATGTAATTGTATTGTGAAACACAACGGTTTCGACATACACTCTTCGCATGGCGAAAATGCGAACACGAGACCTGATTCTGGATGTCGCGCTGGTGCTACTCAATGAGCGCGGCGAAAGTGTTGTGACCAGTGTGGATCTGGCGCATGAAATGAATATCAGTCCCGGCAACCTCTACTATCACTTTAAGGGCAAGGAACAAGTTGTCGAGGAGTTGTACGCCCAGTTTCACGCTCGAGTATTGGTGGCTTTGCAGCAGATTACTGCACAGGCACGTGGCAACCCTAAAGAAACGCTGGCCGGGCTGACGGTGGTATCTGACATACTCCAACAATTTCGTTTCATCAGTCAGGATTTGCGTGGGATACATAAACGCTATGTTTCACTGCGCGATGCCATCGCCAAACTCTTGAGTCTGCTGTATCAGACTCTAAGCAGTTTAGTGAAGCTGATTATGGACAAGGCCCAGGTGGCCGATTCGTCCAGCGCTTCCGAGATGTTGGCTGACAACCTGCTATATACCTTGATCAGTTATGGTAGTTACGATGATTTGATTACCACCAAGAAAACGCAAACCAGCATTGAAGAGCACCTGTACTTACATTTTTTACCTTTCCTTGAAGACTGAGACCCCATGAGTAATATTCACGTAAAACGCGAACTCGACCTAAATGCAGAACAATGTTCTGCCCTGGCAGAGAAACTGCTGGATAAGCTGACGGCTAAGTTCGGCGGCAGCTATAAACCCGATGGGGAAAACTATCGCTATCGCCATACAGCCGGCGTGGATGCCACGGTTGAACCACGTGCTGGTGAGTTGACCGTGAACGTAAAACTCGGCTTTATGACACGCGCATTAGCGCCACAGCTCGAGCGTGAAATGAACAAGGTTTTGGATGAGCATTTGCCCG is a window encoding:
- a CDS encoding TetR/AcrR family transcriptional regulator gives rise to the protein MAKMRTRDLILDVALVLLNERGESVVTSVDLAHEMNISPGNLYYHFKGKEQVVEELYAQFHARVLVALQQITAQARGNPKETLAGLTVVSDILQQFRFISQDLRGIHKRYVSLRDAIAKLLSLLYQTLSSLVKLIMDKAQVADSSSASEMLADNLLYTLISYGSYDDLITTKKTQTSIEEHLYLHFLPFLED
- a CDS encoding polyhydroxyalkanoic acid system family protein yields the protein MSNIHVKRELDLNAEQCSALAEKLLDKLTAKFGGSYKPDGENYRYRHTAGVDATVEPRAGELTVNVKLGFMTRALAPQLEREMNKVLDEHLPA